The DNA segment TTCTTTTCTGCAACTATCGACAAAGAAATAAAGAAGCTGGCTTATTCCCTTGTTTCTAATCCAATTCGTATTCAAATTTCGCCTAAAGATCCGGTATCAAAAAATGTAAACCATAAAGTTGCTTTTGTAGAGATGGATGATAAACGATTTTTTTTAGAACGTTTAATAGTAGAAAATCCCGAAGCTAAAATTTTGGTTTTTGTACGTACAAAAGTAAGGGCCGAAAGAGTTGCAAAAGCAATGGAACGTGTTGGAATTATGGCTAAAACAATTCATGGCGATAAAGATCAAAAAGACCGTTCTAAGGTAATGAAAGATTTTAAAGCCGGCATCATTAAAGTATTGGTTGCCACCGATGTTAGTGCAAGAGGTATTGATGTAGCTAGTGTTGAATTTGTAATAAATTATGATCTTCCGGAACAAGCAGAAAACTACGTTCACCGCGTTGGGCGTACAGGTAGAGGTAATCACAGAGGCTTTGCCGTTTCATTTTGTGCTAAAGAAGAAAAACCTCTTTTAAAAGCCATAGAAGAATACATCGGAAAACCCGTTCATGTTAATGAGATTAAGAATCAGGATTATATAGAAACAAAAGAATTATCCGAAGAAAATCCTGCCGATTGGAAAAGTCTAATGAAACAACCTCTCGAAAGAAAAGGGTGGAAAAAGAGAAAATAAAGTCTTTTGCATACAAATATCTCTCGCTCATTACATTCTGATAATATTACTTGATTTTATAAGAAACTTCAAAACTGTAAATATTCTTTATGTCGAGCTTAGATTATTGATCTCGTTTTTTTTCAAAAAATGAAACCAAAAGATTACTGCATTCTTTTTCAAGAACACCTTTCTTAACAGTAGTTTTTGGGTGTAAAACCGCTTCTGAAAGTGTTGAAAATCCTTTTTTCGGGTCGGAAGCGCCATAAACAATATGGGAAATCTGTGTCCAAGCTGCTGCTCCGGCACACATCAAGCAAGGTTCCAGAGTAACGTACAAAGTGCAATCTTTCAAGTACTTTCCTCCCAATAGATTAGCGGCAGAAGTAAAGGCTTGCATCTCGGCATGGGCGGTAACATCATTCAAAGTTTCGGTAAGGTTATGGGCTCGCGCAATAACAGTTTTATTGCTTACAATTACTGCTCCCACAGGAACCTCATCTCTATCAAAAGCTTTTTGTGCTTCTTTAAGTGCTTCACGCATAAAATATTCATCCGAAAACAATTCCATCCCTTTTAATTTTAAATATTATAAACCAAATAAACGCCCAAAGTTGGAATAATAGCATATTTCCGATAAGCCTCTTGTAAATCCTCATCAATAGCATTATAAACTGTTAAAGGATAGGGAAAATCCGAAGAAAAATTATTGGTAGA comes from the Bacteroidales bacterium genome and includes:
- a CDS encoding DEAD/DEAH box helicase; this encodes MKFDDYKIADELKESIRKLGFKRPTDIQFKSIQPILSGDDVLAIAQTGTGKTAAFAIPIIDILNYRKKTQRRKDGIRAVVMVPTRELAMQITEVFNLLEKDTLVKTFGVFGGVEQDPQIKELQKGFDIMVATPGRLFDLTSQGYIQLHRINILVLDEADHMLDLGFIKDIRQLITHLPKKRQTLFFSATIDKEIKKLAYSLVSNPIRIQISPKDPVSKNVNHKVAFVEMDDKRFFLERLIVENPEAKILVFVRTKVRAERVAKAMERVGIMAKTIHGDKDQKDRSKVMKDFKAGIIKVLVATDVSARGIDVASVEFVINYDLPEQAENYVHRVGRTGRGNHRGFAVSFCAKEEKPLLKAIEEYIGKPVHVNEIKNQDYIETKELSEENPADWKSLMKQPLERKGWKKRK
- a CDS encoding nucleoside deaminase; translation: MELFSDEYFMREALKEAQKAFDRDEVPVGAVIVSNKTVIARAHNLTETLNDVTAHAEMQAFTSAANLLGGKYLKDCTLYVTLEPCLMCAGAAAWTQISHIVYGASDPKKGFSTLSEAVLHPKTTVKKGVLEKECSNLLVSFFEKKRDQ